A genomic stretch from Flavobacterium sp. KS-LB2 includes:
- the aroA gene encoding 3-phosphoshikimate 1-carboxyvinyltransferase — translation MNLLLQTSHSNLQAQIAITGSKSETNRLLLLQALFPSITLANTSNSDDSEVMQKALKGNEEIVDIHHAGTAMRFLTAYFAVDEGREVVLTGSQRMTERPIKVLVEALEQLGAKISYEREVGYPPIRIKGQKITASKVSIPANVSSQYISALLLVAPKLENGIEITLVGEITSVPYIKMTLALLNDLDIKTSFEGNVITVYAKEEVTSKVMTVESDWSSASYFFSLVALTEKASISLTSYKETSLQGDSALVEIYKQMGVETHFEGNKMTLVKLPDFKLETLNLELNNTPDIAQTIVVTCLGLGIGCHLTGLHTLKIKETDRLEALRIELTKLGANITVTNDSLTLGASQAINNNVKIATYNDHRMAMAFAPLALKVPIIIENAEVVSKSYPDFWEDMKKLGFEISEK, via the coding sequence ATGAATTTACTGTTACAAACTTCACATTCTAATTTACAAGCTCAAATTGCAATTACTGGTTCTAAAAGTGAAACCAACCGACTGCTATTGTTGCAAGCACTTTTTCCTAGTATCACTTTGGCCAATACTTCTAACTCAGATGATAGTGAAGTCATGCAAAAAGCGCTGAAAGGAAACGAGGAAATCGTAGATATTCATCATGCTGGAACTGCGATGCGATTTCTAACGGCTTATTTTGCAGTTGATGAAGGTCGAGAAGTAGTTTTGACTGGCTCTCAGCGAATGACGGAGCGTCCAATAAAAGTTTTGGTGGAAGCATTAGAACAATTGGGTGCAAAAATCTCCTACGAGAGGGAAGTTGGGTATCCACCAATTCGAATCAAAGGACAAAAAATCACGGCTTCTAAGGTTTCTATTCCTGCCAATGTAAGCAGTCAATACATATCGGCATTGTTGTTAGTAGCGCCAAAACTGGAAAATGGTATCGAAATCACTTTGGTAGGAGAAATCACTTCGGTTCCATATATCAAAATGACTTTGGCTTTGCTGAATGATTTAGACATTAAAACCAGTTTTGAAGGAAATGTGATTACTGTTTATGCAAAAGAAGAAGTAACATCAAAAGTAATGACTGTAGAATCCGATTGGAGTTCTGCTTCGTACTTTTTTAGTTTAGTTGCTTTGACTGAAAAAGCTTCTATTTCATTGACGAGTTATAAAGAAACCAGTTTACAAGGCGATTCAGCTTTGGTTGAAATCTACAAACAAATGGGTGTTGAAACGCATTTTGAAGGAAACAAAATGACTTTGGTTAAACTACCTGATTTTAAACTGGAGACTTTAAATTTAGAATTAAATAACACACCTGATATTGCTCAAACTATAGTGGTGACTTGCCTTGGGCTAGGAATTGGTTGCCATCTTACGGGACTTCACACCTTGAAAATTAAAGAAACGGACCGCCTCGAAGCACTTAGAATTGAGCTCACAAAATTGGGTGCAAATATTACCGTAACTAATGATAGCTTGACGCTAGGAGCTTCACAAGCAATTAATAATAATGTGAAAATCGCTACGTATAACGATCATAGAATGGCAATGGCATTTGCGCCTTTAGCTTTAAAAGTACCAATTATCATCGAAAATGCAGAGGTAGTTTCTAAATCATACCCTGATTTTTGGGAAGACATGAAAAAATTAGGTTTTGAAATTTCAGAAAAATAA
- a CDS encoding penicillin acylase family protein has translation MKKLKKIFLVLLSVVLVLAAAIIVYGFYLKPKYEGELQLKNIQKETTVYFDEFGVPHIYATNSKDAMMALGYVHAQDRLWQMELMRRIAPGRLSEIFGSVALKNDKFFAGLGIEEASAKAIAALDKNNPSYQLTMAYLDGINQYLEEGTTPIEFSLVGVKKEKFTIKDVYNIFGYMSFSFAMAQKSDPLLTDIRNKYGMEYLKDFGIDGSFNTTRIKNAKETSQEYIAISKSVASILDRSPISPFIGSNSWVIAPKKTKNGKVIFANDPHIGFSQPGTWYEAHLVTPDFELYGCYLAGTPYPLLGHNREYAYGLTMFENDDIDLYQEENNPNDANFYKTPTGFSAFEIRKKTIKVKDSADVVLNVKTTRHGPVVNDLIDGLQQNKPVAMSWIYTQQPIQILDAVYKLSHAKSKTDFQQGVALIAAPGLNVMYGDAKGNVAWWATGKLYKHEAGVNPNFILNGASGKDDIKEFLDFSKNPSAVNPKWNYVYSANNQPEPIDGFLYPGYYLPEDRAKRITQLLEPKSNWDKTAVGEMIFDNTSSVAPEVVKQLVSSLDLKILSENEKEALVVLKEWKGSNNLADVAPTIYNKWIFNYLKNTFEDELGATNFKQFLGTHIMKQIIAKQIVNATSPWWDNISTKNEKETRSKIISQSFKESIVALEKQLGSTVSDWTWNKVHTLEHQHPLGKIAALRRIFNVGPFEVSGSTEVINNLFFDFTEDGNYSVKGGPSTRRIIDFSDIENSWSILPTGQSGNPLSAHYSDQAELYNTGKFRRMKLNKEEIVRTSTKLVFIPRKN, from the coding sequence ATGAAAAAACTTAAAAAAATATTTCTGGTTTTGCTTTCGGTAGTATTAGTTTTAGCGGCAGCTATAATTGTTTATGGGTTTTATTTAAAACCAAAATACGAGGGCGAATTACAACTGAAAAACATTCAAAAAGAAACGACTGTTTATTTTGATGAGTTTGGCGTTCCGCATATTTATGCAACCAATTCAAAAGATGCGATGATGGCTTTGGGTTATGTTCATGCTCAAGATCGATTGTGGCAAATGGAACTGATGCGTAGGATTGCGCCGGGACGATTATCCGAAATATTTGGTTCAGTAGCACTTAAAAATGATAAGTTCTTTGCAGGTCTCGGCATCGAAGAAGCTTCTGCAAAAGCGATTGCTGCTTTGGATAAAAATAATCCAAGTTATCAATTGACTATGGCCTATTTAGATGGTATTAATCAATATCTTGAGGAAGGAACAACGCCAATAGAATTTAGTTTAGTTGGGGTTAAGAAAGAGAAATTTACAATTAAAGACGTTTATAATATTTTTGGTTATATGTCTTTTAGTTTTGCGATGGCTCAAAAATCAGATCCATTATTGACTGATATTCGAAACAAATACGGAATGGAGTATCTCAAAGATTTTGGTATTGATGGTTCATTTAATACTACCCGAATCAAAAATGCTAAAGAAACTTCTCAAGAATATATTGCGATTTCAAAATCAGTGGCTTCGATTTTAGATCGGTCTCCCATTTCTCCTTTTATAGGTAGTAACAGTTGGGTAATTGCTCCAAAGAAAACAAAAAACGGGAAAGTCATTTTTGCCAATGATCCACACATTGGGTTTTCACAACCAGGAACTTGGTATGAAGCCCATCTTGTAACGCCAGATTTTGAACTGTATGGCTGTTATTTAGCAGGAACTCCATATCCTTTGTTGGGGCATAATCGTGAGTACGCCTATGGTTTGACAATGTTTGAAAATGATGATATTGATTTGTATCAAGAGGAGAATAATCCAAATGATGCTAATTTTTATAAGACACCAACTGGCTTCAGCGCTTTTGAAATTCGAAAAAAAACAATAAAAGTAAAAGATTCTGCTGATGTTGTTTTGAATGTAAAAACAACACGTCACGGTCCGGTTGTAAATGATTTGATTGACGGGTTACAGCAAAATAAACCTGTTGCAATGTCTTGGATTTATACCCAGCAACCGATACAAATTCTAGATGCTGTTTATAAATTGTCCCATGCTAAAAGTAAAACCGATTTTCAACAAGGAGTTGCTTTGATTGCAGCTCCAGGTTTGAATGTAATGTATGGCGATGCCAAAGGGAATGTGGCTTGGTGGGCTACCGGAAAATTATACAAGCATGAAGCAGGCGTAAATCCTAATTTTATATTGAATGGTGCCAGTGGTAAGGACGATATAAAAGAATTTTTGGATTTCTCCAAAAACCCATCGGCAGTTAATCCAAAGTGGAATTATGTATATTCAGCGAACAACCAACCCGAACCCATAGATGGATTTTTATATCCAGGATATTACCTTCCGGAGGACAGAGCAAAAAGAATCACGCAATTATTAGAGCCAAAATCGAATTGGGATAAAACTGCTGTAGGAGAAATGATTTTTGATAATACGTCATCAGTGGCTCCAGAAGTAGTGAAACAGCTAGTTTCGTCTTTAGATCTTAAAATACTATCGGAAAATGAAAAAGAAGCTCTGGTTGTTTTGAAAGAATGGAAAGGTTCTAATAATCTTGCTGATGTTGCCCCGACAATTTACAATAAATGGATTTTTAATTATTTGAAGAATACTTTTGAAGATGAACTTGGTGCCACTAATTTTAAGCAGTTTTTAGGAACACACATTATGAAACAAATTATTGCAAAACAAATTGTGAATGCAACGTCGCCTTGGTGGGATAATATAAGTACTAAAAATGAAAAAGAAACCCGAAGTAAAATTATTTCACAATCCTTTAAAGAGTCTATTGTAGCTTTAGAAAAACAATTAGGGTCTACGGTATCTGATTGGACTTGGAATAAGGTTCACACACTAGAACATCAGCATCCATTAGGTAAAATAGCGGCATTAAGAAGGATTTTCAATGTAGGTCCATTTGAAGTTTCAGGTTCTACAGAAGTTATTAATAATTTGTTTTTTGATTTTACTGAGGATGGAAATTATAGTGTGAAAGGAGGTCCGTCAACAAGAAGGATTATTGATTTTTCGGATATCGAAAATAGCTGGAGCATCCTTCCGACAGGGCAATCAGGAAATCCATTAAGCGCACATTACAGTGATCAAGCGGAGCTTTATAATACGGGAAAATTTAGAAGAATGAAGCTAAATAAGGAGGAGATTGTTAGAACTTCAACAAAATTGGTTTTTATTCCACGTAAAAATTGA
- the queA gene encoding tRNA preQ1(34) S-adenosylmethionine ribosyltransferase-isomerase QueA translates to MKLSHFQFDLPKELLAEYPAENRDEARLMVIDRKKQTIEHKMFKDVIDYFDDGDVLILNNTKVFPARLYGNKEKTGARIEVFLLRELNSEQRLWDVLVDPARKIRIGNKLYFGDDDSLVAEVIDNTTSRGRTLRFLYDGSYEEFRNKLTELGETPIPKYISRDVTPEDAERYQTIYAKEEGAVAAPTAGLHFSKHLLKKLEIKGIKFAEVTLHVGLGTFNPVEVEDLSKHKMDSEELKITQEACDIVNEAKAKKKRICTVGTTSMRAVESSVSSQNTLNPFDGWTNKFVFPPHDFTIPTCMITNFHTPKSTLLMMVSAFCGHDLMKKAYAEAIEEKYKFYSYGDAMLII, encoded by the coding sequence ATGAAATTATCACATTTCCAATTCGATTTACCTAAAGAACTTCTTGCTGAATATCCAGCTGAAAACAGAGACGAAGCGCGTCTAATGGTTATTGATCGTAAGAAACAAACTATAGAACACAAAATGTTCAAAGATGTTATCGATTATTTTGATGACGGCGATGTTTTAATTTTGAATAATACTAAGGTTTTTCCAGCGCGTTTGTATGGAAACAAAGAAAAAACTGGAGCAAGAATCGAAGTTTTTTTACTTAGAGAATTAAATTCTGAGCAAAGACTTTGGGATGTTTTAGTTGATCCAGCTCGTAAAATTAGAATTGGTAACAAATTATATTTTGGAGATGACGATTCGTTAGTAGCAGAGGTTATCGACAACACTACTTCTCGTGGTAGAACTTTGCGTTTCCTTTACGACGGTTCTTATGAAGAATTCAGAAATAAATTAACAGAACTTGGTGAAACTCCAATCCCAAAATACATTTCTAGAGATGTAACACCAGAAGATGCGGAACGTTACCAAACTATTTATGCTAAAGAAGAAGGAGCTGTTGCAGCGCCAACTGCAGGGTTGCACTTCTCGAAACATTTATTAAAAAAATTAGAAATCAAAGGAATTAAATTTGCCGAAGTAACACTTCACGTAGGTTTAGGAACTTTCAATCCAGTTGAGGTTGAGGATTTGTCAAAACATAAAATGGATTCTGAGGAATTAAAAATTACTCAAGAAGCGTGTGATATTGTGAATGAAGCCAAAGCTAAAAAGAAACGCATTTGTACCGTAGGAACTACTTCTATGCGTGCTGTTGAAAGTTCAGTGTCGTCACAAAACACCTTGAATCCGTTTGACGGATGGACAAACAAATTCGTTTTTCCTCCTCATGATTTCACGATTCCAACGTGTATGATTACTAATTTCCACACCCCAAAATCAACTTTATTAATGATGGTTTCAGCATTTTGCGGACACGATTTAATGAAAAAAGCGTATGCTGAAGCCATAGAAGAAAAATACAAATTCTATTCTTACGGTGACGCGATGTTAATTATTTAA
- a CDS encoding YMGG-like glycine zipper-containing protein — protein sequence MKALYFILFAAVFISCQNQGKMEIEKAKLATVDSMKVEMEKQRVIDSMQAKIETQKEVIVVNQPAATTTTTTTTQKTGMSSTAKGALIGAGVGAATGAIISKKKVQGAIIGGVAGAGVGAGTGAIIDGSKKD from the coding sequence ATGAAAGCATTATATTTTATATTGTTCGCCGCAGTTTTTATTTCATGTCAAAATCAAGGCAAAATGGAAATTGAAAAAGCGAAGCTAGCAACTGTAGATTCCATGAAAGTTGAAATGGAGAAACAAAGAGTTATTGATTCGATGCAAGCTAAAATTGAAACTCAAAAAGAAGTTATCGTTGTTAATCAACCAGCAGCTACGACTACGACTACTACCACTACTCAAAAGACAGGGATGAGCAGTACAGCTAAAGGTGCTTTGATTGGAGCAGGAGTTGGAGCAGCTACAGGCGCAATAATCAGTAAGAAAAAAGTGCAAGGAGCCATAATTGGTGGAGTTGCAGGTGCAGGTGTGGGCGCCGGAACTGGTGCAATTATAGATGGAAGTAAAAAGGACTAG
- a CDS encoding flavin reductase family protein, whose product MKHISRDDISQMEKVERLNLINSCTGYKSANLLATKSLNGKSNVAIFSSVTHLGSNPALIGFIMRPTTVPRDTYKNIRETGYFTVNHITANMIEDAHHTSANYELGISEFDKTNLEEEYRNDIEIPFVKGSPVQLYCKYVNEYYIKENDTIHVIASIENLFFEEDLEHKDGWLQIDRGNVVALNGLDGYCLPKLLDRFQYARKEIPTTSFFKK is encoded by the coding sequence ATGAAGCACATTTCAAGAGATGATATTTCTCAAATGGAGAAAGTCGAGAGATTGAATTTAATTAATTCTTGTACTGGATATAAATCAGCTAACTTATTAGCTACTAAATCCCTTAACGGAAAATCCAATGTGGCAATTTTTAGTAGCGTTACCCATTTAGGAAGTAATCCCGCATTGATTGGATTCATCATGAGACCTACAACCGTACCTAGAGACACATACAAAAACATCCGGGAAACGGGTTATTTTACAGTAAATCATATTACTGCAAACATGATTGAAGATGCACATCATACCTCTGCAAATTATGAATTAGGTATTTCTGAATTTGACAAAACCAATTTAGAAGAAGAATATAGAAATGATATTGAAATCCCTTTTGTAAAAGGAAGTCCGGTTCAATTATACTGCAAATATGTGAATGAATATTACATTAAGGAAAATGATACGATTCATGTTATTGCATCGATCGAAAATTTATTTTTTGAAGAAGACTTAGAACACAAAGATGGCTGGTTGCAAATTGACAGAGGAAATGTTGTGGCGTTAAATGGTCTTGATGGGTATTGTTTACCAAAATTATTAGATCGTTTTCAATATGCTCGAAAAGAAATCCCTACTACTTCATTTTTCAAAAAATAA
- a CDS encoding cryptochrome/photolyase family protein has product MKKLRLILGDQLNSEHSWLQELDNNTIYVLAEMRQETDYVKHHIQKVVAFFMSMRNFFTAIKADGHQTIYFEITDAENPQDLEKIITHCIEKYKIEKFEYQFPDEYRLDQQLKAICSNLKIQSEVFDSEHFYTTRHELSEFFEGKKLLLMENFYRNMRKKHHLLMDGSTPVGNQWNFDADNRKKYKGEVPVPKEKNFHTNVAEIVAQIKEAGITTFGNINENNFSWPTSRKQSLEVLDYFCTNLLKHFGDYEDAMHTDEKFLFHSRLSFAMNSKMLSPKEVIEAVVSYYHANENEISISQVEGFVRQILGWREYIRGIYWKEMPNYAQMNVLENTNKLPEFFWTGKTKMNCMSHAINQSLDEAYAHHIQRLMVIGNFTLLTQIHPDEVDAWYLGVYIDAIEWVEMPNTRGMSQYADGGIIATKPYVSSGSYINKMSNNCNKCPYNVKEKFGEKACPFNTLYWNFLDEKKEYFKGNQRMGMMLNLLNKIKPEELYKIKIKANEIIANMDAY; this is encoded by the coding sequence ATGAAAAAACTGCGGTTAATCCTTGGCGACCAGCTGAATTCAGAACATTCTTGGCTACAGGAATTAGACAATAACACGATTTATGTTCTGGCAGAAATGCGCCAAGAAACAGATTATGTAAAACACCACATACAAAAAGTCGTGGCTTTTTTTATGTCGATGCGTAATTTTTTCACAGCAATAAAAGCAGATGGACATCAAACAATCTATTTTGAAATTACCGATGCTGAAAATCCACAGGATTTAGAAAAAATCATCACGCATTGTATTGAAAAGTATAAGATTGAAAAATTCGAATATCAGTTTCCAGACGAATACAGGCTGGACCAGCAACTAAAAGCAATTTGTTCTAATCTAAAAATACAATCAGAAGTATTTGACAGTGAACATTTTTACACTACGCGTCACGAGCTTTCTGAATTTTTTGAAGGAAAGAAGTTATTGCTGATGGAAAATTTTTATCGCAACATGCGCAAAAAACACCACCTTTTAATGGATGGATCAACTCCAGTTGGCAATCAATGGAATTTTGATGCAGACAATCGCAAGAAATATAAAGGAGAAGTTCCAGTACCAAAAGAAAAAAATTTCCATACCAATGTTGCTGAAATTGTTGCACAAATCAAAGAAGCAGGAATTACAACTTTTGGAAATATCAACGAAAATAACTTCAGCTGGCCTACTTCACGAAAGCAATCTTTGGAGGTTTTAGATTATTTCTGTACCAATCTGTTAAAGCATTTTGGTGATTACGAAGATGCAATGCATACCGATGAAAAGTTCCTTTTTCATTCCCGTTTGTCTTTTGCCATGAATAGTAAAATGCTTTCGCCAAAAGAAGTAATTGAAGCTGTTGTTTCTTATTATCATGCGAATGAAAACGAAATATCCATCTCACAAGTAGAGGGATTTGTAAGGCAAATATTGGGATGGCGAGAATATATTCGGGGAATTTACTGGAAAGAAATGCCCAATTATGCCCAAATGAATGTATTGGAAAACACAAATAAATTACCAGAATTTTTCTGGACCGGTAAAACCAAAATGAATTGCATGAGCCACGCCATAAATCAAAGTTTAGATGAAGCTTACGCCCATCATATTCAGCGGCTAATGGTAATAGGAAATTTTACACTATTAACACAAATCCATCCTGACGAAGTAGATGCATGGTATCTGGGCGTATACATAGATGCAATTGAATGGGTCGAAATGCCCAACACCCGTGGCATGTCACAATATGCAGATGGTGGAATTATAGCCACAAAACCCTATGTTTCCTCCGGAAGTTACATCAATAAAATGAGTAATAATTGTAATAAATGTCCCTACAATGTCAAAGAAAAATTTGGAGAAAAAGCGTGTCCTTTCAATACGTTATATTGGAATTTCTTAGATGAGAAAAAAGAATATTTCAAAGGAAACCAACGTATGGGGATGATGTTGAATTTATTAAACAAAATAAAGCCAGAAGAGCTCTATAAAATCAAAATAAAAGCAAACGAAATTATTGCTAATATGGACGCATACTAA
- a CDS encoding SIMPL domain-containing protein: MLKNSFNVIIIAIAVVISSYLFSNAFQNRNKSNDTISVTGSGKKDFVSDLIVWNGSFSKKSMTLKEAYAALDADREKIKSYLSGKGIHSTEMVFSAVNFNKDFETTYNENGTTRQQIFTGFTLTQSVSIQSKEVNKIEELSRQSSELINSGVEFYSSPPEYYYTKLAELKIKMIAEATKDASIRAKSIAENADASLGNLKKSDMGVFQITGQNSSEDFSYGGSFNTQSKNKTANITVRLVYQVN; this comes from the coding sequence ATGCTTAAAAACAGTTTTAATGTTATCATTATTGCCATCGCCGTGGTGATTTCCTCGTATTTGTTTTCGAATGCATTTCAGAATCGAAACAAAAGCAACGACACCATAAGTGTAACAGGATCAGGAAAGAAAGATTTTGTATCGGATTTGATTGTTTGGAATGGTTCCTTTTCTAAAAAAAGTATGACTTTGAAAGAAGCCTACGCTGCATTAGATGCTGATAGGGAGAAAATAAAAAGCTATTTATCAGGCAAAGGAATACATTCAACTGAAATGGTGTTTTCGGCGGTAAATTTCAATAAAGATTTTGAAACGACTTATAACGAAAACGGAACGACAAGACAGCAAATTTTCACTGGATTTACCTTAACTCAAAGTGTGAGTATCCAATCTAAGGAAGTAAATAAAATTGAAGAATTATCGCGACAATCGAGTGAATTGATCAACTCAGGTGTGGAATTTTATTCTTCTCCACCTGAATATTACTACACTAAACTAGCTGAACTAAAAATAAAAATGATTGCCGAAGCTACGAAAGATGCCAGTATCAGAGCAAAAAGTATCGCTGAAAATGCAGATGCCAGTTTAGGAAATCTAAAGAAATCAGACATGGGCGTTTTTCAGATTACAGGTCAAAACTCATCGGAAGATTTTTCTTATGGCGGTTCCTTTAATACGCAATCCAAAAACAAAACGGCTAATATTACAGTGCGATTGGTGTATCAAGTGAATTAG
- the kynU gene encoding kynureninase: MTFENTLEFAKKLDSQDQLHKYQDEFIFPQVNGKKVIYFTGNSLGLQPKRTKAYVDEVMNDWANLAVEGHFYSEKPWWDYHERFANPLSKIVGALPSEVTVMNTLTVNLHLLMVSFYRPTKTRYKIICEEKAFPSDQYMFQSQVHFHGYKPEDAIVEIKRREGEHNIRIEDVLAKIEEVGDELALVLIGGVNYYTGQVFDMKTITAAGHKAGAYVGWDLAHAAGNIKLELHDWNVDFAAWCSYKYMNSGPGNASGCFIHEKHHNNSELPRFAGWWGHNKERRFKMEQTFDPIHGADGWQISNLPVLSLAPYLASVEMFDEIGMEALIQKRDAITSYLEFILHEIDKEVDSTFEIITPSNPSERASQLSVLLHGEGRSLFDYLMKNGVITDWREPNVIRLAPVPLYCSFEDMYHFGQILKSGILK; this comes from the coding sequence ATGACTTTCGAAAATACCCTTGAATTTGCAAAAAAACTTGATTCACAAGATCAATTACATAAATACCAAGACGAATTTATTTTTCCGCAGGTAAATGGAAAAAAAGTGATTTATTTCACTGGAAATTCATTAGGATTACAGCCTAAACGTACTAAAGCGTATGTAGACGAGGTGATGAATGATTGGGCAAACCTCGCTGTTGAAGGACATTTTTACAGTGAAAAACCTTGGTGGGATTACCATGAACGATTTGCAAATCCGTTGAGTAAAATTGTGGGTGCACTTCCAAGTGAAGTTACGGTGATGAACACCTTAACAGTAAATCTTCATTTATTGATGGTTTCTTTTTACCGACCAACAAAGACCAGATATAAAATCATTTGCGAAGAAAAAGCATTTCCTTCGGATCAATATATGTTTCAAAGTCAGGTTCATTTTCATGGATACAAACCAGAAGATGCTATTGTTGAAATCAAGCGTCGTGAAGGAGAACACAACATTCGCATAGAGGATGTTTTGGCTAAAATTGAAGAAGTAGGTGATGAGTTGGCTTTGGTCTTAATTGGCGGTGTCAATTATTACACAGGACAAGTTTTTGACATGAAAACCATAACGGCAGCTGGCCATAAAGCGGGTGCTTATGTAGGTTGGGATTTAGCACACGCTGCAGGAAACATAAAACTGGAATTGCACGATTGGAATGTGGATTTTGCAGCTTGGTGCAGTTATAAATACATGAATTCAGGTCCTGGAAATGCTTCTGGTTGTTTCATTCACGAAAAACACCACAACAATTCTGAGTTGCCAAGATTTGCGGGTTGGTGGGGACATAATAAAGAACGTCGTTTCAAGATGGAACAAACTTTTGACCCAATTCATGGAGCCGATGGTTGGCAAATAAGCAATTTACCGGTACTTTCGCTGGCACCTTATTTAGCATCTGTAGAAATGTTTGATGAAATAGGAATGGAGGCTTTAATTCAAAAAAGAGATGCGATAACGTCCTATTTAGAATTCATTCTACACGAAATAGACAAAGAAGTCGATAGTACTTTCGAAATTATTACGCCATCAAATCCATCAGAAAGAGCGTCACAATTATCAGTGCTACTGCATGGGGAAGGACGCAGTTTGTTTGATTATCTTATGAAAAATGGGGTGATTACGGATTGGCGTGAACCTAATGTAATTCGTTTAGCACCAGTTCCATTATATTGTTCTTTTGAGGATATGTATCATTTTGGACAAATATTGAAATCGGGAATTCTAAAATAA
- a CDS encoding FAD-dependent oxidoreductase: MQISQKIAVVGSGLVGSLLAIYLRKAGHTVHVFDRSPDIRQIQFSGRSINLAMSNRGWKALDAVAIGDAVRAIAIPMDKRAIHLVDKLNFQNYGQEGESIYSISRGTLNRKMIDLAEAAGAEFFFEHKIWDVTLDDATLHIGETERGAWEEKKYDMVFGADGAFSRIRHRMQRQSMFDYSQEFLPIGYKELNIPANSDATHKLDKNSFHIWPRGEYMLIALPNLDGSFTCTLFMPFEGENSFASLKDHKEVEAFFEKNLPDTIDVIPKLTEDFFKNPTSTLVTMKCFPWTYEDKIALIGDACHAIVPFYGQGMNAGFEDISILYEMIEKYGDDWKTIFSEYQKSRKPNADAIAELSYRNFMEMSSKTADEKFLLQKKIEKSFSDKYPEKWIPLYSRVTFSDRPYAEALAIGDYQNAIMEEVLKMENIENIWNTETVENKILELLQ; this comes from the coding sequence ATGCAAATTTCTCAAAAAATAGCGGTTGTAGGTTCTGGATTAGTTGGATCTTTATTGGCTATTTACCTTCGCAAAGCTGGACATACTGTTCATGTTTTCGATAGAAGCCCAGATATCAGACAAATTCAGTTTTCTGGTCGCTCTATTAATTTAGCAATGTCAAACCGTGGCTGGAAAGCACTAGATGCTGTGGCAATAGGTGATGCGGTCAGAGCCATTGCTATCCCTATGGACAAGCGTGCCATTCATCTTGTTGATAAGCTTAATTTTCAAAATTACGGGCAAGAAGGCGAATCTATTTATTCGATTTCTAGGGGAACTTTGAATAGAAAAATGATCGATTTGGCGGAAGCCGCTGGAGCTGAATTCTTTTTCGAGCATAAAATCTGGGATGTGACTTTAGATGATGCTACGTTGCATATTGGAGAAACCGAAAGAGGAGCGTGGGAAGAAAAGAAATATGATATGGTTTTTGGTGCAGACGGTGCTTTTTCTAGAATTCGTCATCGCATGCAACGCCAAAGTATGTTTGATTATTCACAAGAATTTTTGCCTATTGGATATAAGGAATTAAACATTCCTGCAAATTCAGATGCAACGCATAAATTAGACAAAAATTCTTTTCATATTTGGCCGCGAGGTGAGTATATGTTGATTGCATTACCAAATTTAGACGGAAGTTTTACATGTACTTTGTTCATGCCTTTTGAAGGAGAAAATTCCTTTGCTTCCTTGAAAGATCATAAAGAAGTAGAAGCTTTTTTTGAAAAGAATTTACCAGATACTATTGATGTAATTCCAAAATTGACGGAAGATTTCTTCAAAAACCCAACGAGTACTTTGGTAACTATGAAATGTTTTCCATGGACTTATGAAGATAAAATCGCTTTAATTGGTGACGCTTGTCATGCTATTGTTCCTTTTTACGGACAAGGAATGAATGCGGGTTTTGAAGATATTTCCATTCTTTATGAAATGATTGAAAAATATGGAGACGATTGGAAAACAATTTTCTCGGAATATCAAAAATCACGCAAACCAAATGCCGACGCTATTGCAGAACTTTCCTATCGCAATTTTATGGAAATGAGTTCTAAAACCGCTGATGAGAAATTCTTGTTGCAAAAGAAAATAGAAAAATCATTTTCAGATAAATACCCTGAGAAATGGATTCCGCTTTATAGTAGGGTTACCTTTAGTGATCGTCCTTATGCAGAAGCTTTGGCTATTGGAGATTATCAAAATGCTATTATGGAAGAGGTTTTAAAAATGGAAAACATCGAAAATATTTGGAATACCGAAACGGTAGAGAATAAAATTTTAGAGTTGTTACAATAA